The following are encoded together in the Penaeus chinensis breed Huanghai No. 1 chromosome 20, ASM1920278v2, whole genome shotgun sequence genome:
- the LOC125035997 gene encoding NADH dehydrogenase [ubiquinone] 1 beta subcomplex subunit 7-like → MGNVVAQAIGDRSTTPDYKAEPTFDPLYGFPSGRKERVMVATQEEMESAKLPLKNRDYCAHKAITYQACRQKVWPFAYQCAHEKHDYLNCQYDDYILRMKEHEREHRLLERAKRKAAKAAREEEE, encoded by the exons ATGGGCAACGTGGTGGCGCAGGCTATCGGGGACCGAAGTACTACGCCCGATTACAAGGCGGAGCCCACTTTCGACCCGCTCTATGGCTTTCCATCAGGCAGGAAAGAGAGGG TGATGGTGGCAACACAAGAAGAAATGGAGTCAGCCAAGCTTCCCTTGAAAAACAGGGATTACTGTGCTCACAAAGCCATTACGTACCAAGCCTGCCGCCAGAAGGTGTGGCCATTTGCGTACCAGTGTGCCCACGAAAAACACGACTACCTCAATTGTCAATATGATGA TTATATACTGAGAATGAAGGAGCACGAGAGAGAGCACCGGCTGCTGGAACGTGCCAAGAGGAAAGCTGCAAAGGCCGcgcgggaagaagaggaataa
- the LOC125035996 gene encoding methylcrotonoyl-CoA carboxylase beta chain, mitochondrial-like, translating into MLSRRFCRFYPSLSRCYKGQRDYHNDTANIVGSEPDRSSSEYKENETRMTALVDELRGRIHHISLGGGEKAIQRHKSKGKLLVRERIGNLIDPGTPFLELSQLAGYQLYGKEDVPAGGIITGIGKVSGVECMIVGNDATVKGGSYYPITVKKHLRAQEIAQENNLPCVYLVDSGGANLPRQADVFPDRDHFGKIFFNQANMSSKGISQIAVVLGSCTAGGAYVPAMADESIIVRRQGTIFLGGPPLVKAATGEEISAEDLGGADLHCGKSGVTDHYALDDTHALHLARRVVRTLNRTKVPQVSLRDVKEPIFDPHDLYGIVGDNLKKTYDVREVIARVVDGSEFDEFKARYGDTLICGFARLYGYPVGIIGNNGVLFSESAVKGTHFIELCCQRKIPLIFLQNITGFMVGRDAEAGGIAKNGAKMVTAVACAKVPKFTVVVGGSYGAGNYGMCGRAYGPRFMYMWPNSRISVMGGEQAAGVLAQITREQRRREGKEWTEQEEQALKAPIIKRFEAEGSPYFSSARLWDDGVIDPVETRHVLGLSLSASLNAPIPKTDFGVFRM; encoded by the exons ATGTTGAGTAGACGATTTTGTCGTTTTTATCCGAGTCTCAGTCGCTGTTACAAAGGACAGAGAGATTACCACAATGACACGGCGAACATCGTCGGTTCGGAACCAGACAGGTCGTCGTCGGAATATAAG GAAAATGAGACCCGGATGACAGCTCTGGTGGACGAACTCCGAGGACGTATCCACCACATTTCACTTGGTGGCGGGGAAAAGGCCATCCAGAGGCACAAGAGCAAAG GGAAGCTTTTGGTGCGAGAAAGGATCGGCAACTTGATTGACCCTGGGACCCCATTTCTGGAGCTGTCACAGTTGGCTGGATATCAGTTGTATGGCAAAGAGGATGTACCAGCTGGAGGCATCATTACTGGTATCGGCAAAGTATCAGG ggTTGAGTGCATGATTGTGGGCAATGATGCCACAGTGAAAGGAGGGAGCTACTATCCCATCACAGTCAAGAAGCATCTACGAGCCCAGGAGATTGCACAGGAGAACAACTTGCCATGTGTCTACCTGGTGGACTCTGGTGGTGCAAACCTCCCGCGGCAGGCGGATGTCTTCCCAGACCGCGACCACTTCGGTAAAATCTTCTTCAACCAGGCCAACATGTCTTCCAAAGGGATTTCACAG ATTGCTGTTGTTCTTGGGTCTTGCACAGCAGGAGGAGCCTATGTGCCTGCAATGGCTGATGAGTCGATCATCGTGCGTCGGCAGGGAACCATTTTCCTAGGGGGACCTCCTCTTGTCAAGGCAGCCACAGGAGAGGAGATTTCGGCTGAGGACCTTGGAGGAGCGGATCTCCATTGTGG GAAATCAGGGGTGACAGATCACTATGCCTTAGATGACACACACGCCCTACATTTGGCTCGACGGGTTGTGAGGACCCTTAACCGCACCAAAGTACCTCAG GTATCTCTGCGTGACGTGAAGGAGCCAATCTTTGACCCCCATGACCTCTATGGCATTGTGGGTGACAACCTCAAGAAGACTTATGATGTGAGGGAGGTCATTGCACGTGTGGTGGATGGATCAGAGTTTGACGAGTTCAAG GCTCGCTATGGTGACACACTAATCTGTGGTTTTGCTCGCCTGTATGGGTATCCTGTGGGCATCATTGGCAATAATGGTGTCCTGTTCTCCGAGTCTGCAGTGAAGGGCACTCACTTCATTGAGCTTTGCTGCCAGAGAAAAATACCCCTGATCTTCTTGCAAAACATTACTG GCTTCATGGTTGGCCGAGATGCGGAGGCTGGAGGCATCGCTAAAAATGGAGCCAAGATGGTCACAGCTGTGGCCTGCGCAAAGGTCCCCAAATTCACTGTTGTCGTTGGGGGTTCATATGGTGCCGGTAACTATGGCATGTGCGGCAGAGCCTACGG GCCACGCTTCATGTACATGTGGCCCAACAGCCGCATCAGCGTGATGGGGGGAGAGCAGGCAGCGGGTGTCTTGGCACAGATCACGAGGGAACAGAGACGTCGGGAGGGCAAGGAG tGGACTGAGCAAGAGGAACAGGCACTCAAGGCTCCTATTATCAAACGGTTTGAGGCCGAGGGATCTCCATACTTCTCCAGTGCTCG TCTTTGGGATGATGGAGTGATCGATCCTGTGGAAACAAGACACGTTCTAGGCCTGTCCTTGTCTGCCTCTTTGAATGCTCCCATCCCCAAAACGGACTTTGGTGTATTCAGAATGTAA